A section of the Rhodothermus sp. genome encodes:
- a CDS encoding TolC family protein gives MRILTFFIFPFVLQAQPSTSIPQLSLNALIQEALQANPALQAARLAAAARSTRPTQVGTLPDPSFEAGYRPLAIGGLEGTAPATFMLMQRLPFPGKLSLDAEAARLEAEATAQDADALALRLVFALRATYFELYRLQETRRLIEDFQERLRAFAEAAAVRYEVGQGSQAAVLRVQLEQHRLSRQLLDLQGAWQAQYARLIQLTGRTGLPDTVRLEPLTAPAALPRLPLEEAFQRHPEALALRLREDRARTLIRRARREYWPDFVIGVGLTDMMRKDQPVAPFTALDDRLAVRFGIILPLQRTRRAARVEETRLEARRLEARYTDLYNRFLSRWQALEERFAADRANLALLERTLIPEARTTREALLSAYTTGQASYLDLLDAERALFELERQWVNTLTRLLLTQAEAEQLLGRLP, from the coding sequence TACCTTTTTCATCTTTCCGTTTGTACTTCAGGCACAGCCCAGTACCTCCATTCCACAGCTTTCGCTGAATGCACTGATCCAGGAGGCCCTGCAGGCCAACCCGGCCCTGCAGGCCGCCCGGCTGGCCGCTGCAGCGCGCAGTACCCGACCCACCCAGGTCGGAACACTGCCCGATCCTTCTTTCGAAGCCGGCTATCGTCCACTGGCCATCGGAGGGCTTGAGGGCACTGCGCCGGCCACCTTCATGCTCATGCAGCGGCTCCCTTTTCCAGGTAAGCTCAGCCTGGACGCCGAAGCGGCCCGGTTGGAAGCCGAAGCCACGGCTCAGGATGCCGACGCACTGGCCTTACGGCTGGTGTTTGCCCTACGCGCCACCTACTTCGAACTGTACCGACTACAGGAGACGCGCCGGCTGATTGAGGACTTTCAGGAGCGGCTCCGTGCTTTTGCCGAGGCCGCCGCTGTCCGCTATGAAGTCGGGCAGGGCTCCCAGGCGGCTGTGCTGCGCGTGCAGCTGGAGCAACATCGGCTTTCGCGGCAGTTGCTGGATCTGCAGGGCGCCTGGCAGGCCCAGTATGCCCGGCTGATTCAACTCACCGGACGTACCGGTCTACCGGATACGGTGCGTCTGGAACCGCTCACCGCGCCGGCTGCCTTACCCCGGCTGCCACTGGAGGAAGCCTTTCAGCGCCATCCCGAAGCGCTGGCACTGCGTCTGCGCGAAGATCGCGCCCGCACGCTTATCCGCCGGGCCCGTCGGGAATACTGGCCGGACTTCGTGATCGGAGTCGGACTGACCGATATGATGCGCAAGGATCAGCCCGTTGCTCCATTTACTGCCCTTGATGACCGGCTGGCGGTACGTTTTGGAATCATTCTGCCGTTGCAGCGAACGCGCCGGGCTGCTCGGGTAGAAGAAACCCGTCTGGAAGCCCGACGGCTGGAAGCCCGCTATACGGATCTCTACAATCGCTTCCTGAGCCGCTGGCAGGCGCTTGAAGAGCGCTTTGCCGCCGACCGAGCCAACCTGGCCCTGCTCGAACGAACGCTGATCCCAGAAGCCCGAACCACCCGGGAAGCCCTATTGAGTGCCTATACGACCGGCCAGGCTTCATACCTGGACCTGCTGGATGCAGAACGGGCACTCTTCGAGCTCGAGCGTCAATGGGTCAACACGCTGACTCGCCTGCTTCTTACCCAGGCCGAAGCCGAACAACTGCTGGGACGCTTACCCTAA
- a CDS encoding efflux RND transporter periplasmic adaptor subunit, whose amino-acid sequence MRTRIALFSSVLGLLLIVYMAHSLWRNNTESPATPADTAATAIPAGGLAAFDKNGDGIVYQDPMHPWIVLDAPGKAPDCGMDLVPVSIHEGMDMETDGSVRIDPVVLQNTGVRLTTVEVAPLAPTVRATARLEVNEQQLVAVSPKISGWVEVLYVDYEGARVRQGDPLLEIYSPELVSTQEEYLLALRNVRQLAGTPAEADARRLLEAARRRLLFWDITDEQVRQLEVTGQPRKTLTLYAPASGTVLEKKVVEGQKIQAGQTLFVLADLSTLWLQVDVYEHDLNWVVPGIRAEITLPYDPTVRLEGYVDYVYDTLDPTTRTAQARIVVPNPGLRLKPGMYAVATLHGRPTPPRPLVPDEAIVRYGEEAFVIVALGEGRFLPTKVRIGHEANGYAQILEGLQGGEQIVARAQFLIDSEARLKSALGALMSGHQHGGASESDQPDAHS is encoded by the coding sequence ATGCGTACGCGCATTGCCCTGTTTTCGAGCGTGTTGGGCCTGTTGCTGATTGTCTATATGGCCCATAGTCTCTGGCGGAACAACACAGAGTCCCCCGCCACACCTGCGGATACTGCCGCAACCGCCATCCCTGCTGGAGGACTGGCCGCGTTCGACAAAAACGGAGACGGCATCGTCTACCAGGACCCCATGCATCCCTGGATCGTCCTGGATGCACCCGGGAAAGCTCCGGACTGTGGGATGGATCTCGTCCCGGTTTCCATTCATGAGGGTATGGATATGGAGACGGATGGATCAGTCCGGATTGACCCGGTAGTGCTCCAGAACACCGGCGTCCGCCTGACCACCGTTGAGGTGGCGCCGCTGGCCCCCACAGTACGCGCCACGGCTCGTCTGGAAGTCAATGAGCAGCAGCTTGTGGCGGTCTCGCCCAAGATCAGCGGTTGGGTCGAAGTGCTCTATGTGGACTATGAGGGGGCGCGGGTGCGCCAGGGGGATCCACTGCTGGAAATCTACAGTCCAGAGCTGGTCTCTACGCAGGAAGAATATCTGCTGGCGCTGCGGAACGTCCGCCAGCTTGCCGGCACTCCGGCCGAAGCCGATGCCCGTCGTCTGCTGGAGGCTGCCCGTCGTCGGCTGCTGTTCTGGGACATTACCGATGAGCAAGTTCGCCAGCTTGAGGTTACGGGTCAACCACGTAAGACATTGACGCTGTATGCGCCAGCATCGGGTACGGTGCTGGAGAAGAAGGTGGTGGAAGGCCAGAAGATTCAGGCGGGTCAGACCCTCTTTGTGCTGGCTGACCTTTCGACGCTCTGGCTGCAGGTGGACGTCTATGAGCACGACCTGAACTGGGTCGTCCCGGGCATTCGGGCCGAAATCACATTGCCCTACGATCCGACGGTTCGGCTGGAGGGCTATGTCGATTACGTCTACGACACGCTTGATCCGACTACCCGGACGGCCCAGGCTCGCATTGTCGTACCCAACCCCGGCTTGCGGCTCAAACCCGGCATGTACGCCGTGGCGACGCTGCACGGACGCCCCACGCCTCCGCGGCCACTGGTTCCGGACGAAGCCATTGTCCGCTATGGCGAGGAGGCCTTTGTCATCGTCGCCCTGGGCGAAGGCCGCTTCCTGCCTACGAAGGTGCGGATTGGCCATGAGGCCAACGGATACGCCCAGATTCTGGAAGGCCTGCAAGGAGGCGAGCAGATCGTCGCGCGTGCTCAGTTTCTCATCGACTCGGAAGCCCGCCTGAAAAGTGCGCTGGGGGCGTTGATGAGCGGCCACCAGCATGGCGGAGCCTCTGAATCGGATCAGCCAGACGCGCACTCCTGA
- a CDS encoding CusA/CzcA family heavy metal efflux RND transporter — MLERIIEGSMRNRQLVLMLAILLAALGVWATLNIPIDAIPDISDVQVVIRTEYPGQAPQIVEDQVTYPLATAMLAVPGARTVRGYSMFGTSFVYIIFEDGTDMYWARSRVLEYLNQVAGTLPEGAKPAIGPDATSVGWIFEYSLVDTTGRHDLADLRTIQDFFLKYELQSIPGVSEVATVGGFVKQYQIVVDPQKLLAYGIPLSHVRMAIQRSNREVGARLLELGEREFIVRGRGYIQGLDDLRQIPLKAKDGTVITLDDVATIRHGPEIRRGIAERNGEGEVVGGIVIMRYGENALRVIERVKARLAELQASLPEGVTINIEYDRSRLIRDAVRTVTLKLWQQLAVVALIVFVFLLHVRSAFVALVSVPLGALTALLIMYLLGVNANIMSLGGIAVAIGVMVDASLVMVENAFKHLEQARLKAGTSQLPASERLRVLLASAREVGPSMFFSLLIVTISYLPVFALQQVEGRLFRPLAMTTTFSMAAASVLAVTLIPALMVLFVRGRIRTEHQNPLARFFAWAYRPIIRYTLRHPWRIVLGSVLLLGLTLLPVQRLMLGRVYVDFPQIGSEFMPPLNEGDLLYMPTTLPGISPQKAKELLQQTDRIIKSFPEVKSVFGKAGRAETATDPAPLSMFETIIILKDPSEWRPGMTLDRLIEEMDRALRIPGLTNAWTMPIKTRVDMLATGIKTPVGIKIVGPDLPTLEEIGAHLEQVLRQVPGTRSVYAERAMGGSYLDVVVDRAEAARYGLTVGDVLEIVQTAIGGMNVTTTIEGLERYPVLVRYPRDLRDNLPALRQVLVPTPSGAQVPLGQLARFELVEGPPLIKSENARPNAWVYIDLEQGVDIGSYVQQAQEIVAREVSLPPGYSLVWSGQYEYMERAARRLRFLVPLTIGIVFLLLLIHFRSLRETLLLMATLPMAAIGAVWLMSILSFNMSVAAAVGYIAVAGLAAETGVVMQAFLSDTIARYRREGRLTSLAALQAALEEGASRRVRPLLMTVSTSLIGLLPVMFGSETGAEVMKRLAAPMVGGLFSAAALTLVVIPALNMIIHRIRLRKELSTRTTDHQPEPTPVSSSTS; from the coding sequence ATGTTAGAGCGGATCATAGAAGGAAGCATGCGGAACCGCCAGCTCGTGCTCATGCTGGCGATTCTGCTGGCCGCCCTGGGCGTGTGGGCCACCCTGAACATCCCCATTGATGCCATTCCGGACATTTCCGATGTGCAGGTGGTCATCCGCACGGAATATCCCGGGCAGGCCCCACAGATCGTTGAAGACCAGGTGACCTATCCCCTGGCTACAGCTATGTTGGCAGTGCCGGGCGCCCGGACCGTCCGGGGCTACTCCATGTTCGGGACCTCTTTCGTCTACATCATCTTCGAAGACGGGACCGACATGTACTGGGCCCGAAGTCGGGTCCTGGAATATCTAAACCAAGTGGCTGGCACCCTGCCTGAAGGTGCCAAGCCGGCCATCGGACCAGACGCCACCAGCGTCGGCTGGATTTTCGAATACAGTCTGGTCGATACGACGGGTCGCCACGACCTGGCCGACCTGCGCACGATTCAGGACTTCTTCCTGAAATACGAGCTCCAGTCCATTCCAGGCGTCTCCGAAGTGGCCACGGTCGGCGGCTTTGTCAAGCAGTATCAGATTGTGGTCGATCCGCAGAAGCTGCTGGCCTATGGCATCCCGCTGAGCCATGTGCGCATGGCCATCCAGCGCTCTAACCGGGAAGTAGGCGCTCGGCTGCTGGAGCTGGGCGAACGAGAGTTTATCGTGCGAGGGCGCGGGTATATCCAGGGCCTGGACGACCTGCGCCAGATCCCCCTGAAGGCGAAAGATGGGACAGTCATCACGCTGGACGACGTCGCCACAATCCGGCATGGTCCGGAAATTCGGCGCGGCATTGCCGAGCGCAACGGCGAAGGGGAAGTGGTCGGCGGGATTGTGATCATGCGCTATGGCGAAAATGCCCTGCGCGTGATCGAACGAGTCAAAGCACGTCTGGCAGAACTTCAGGCCAGCTTACCGGAAGGTGTTACGATCAACATCGAATACGACCGGTCACGGTTGATTCGTGATGCGGTACGGACTGTCACGCTCAAGCTCTGGCAACAGCTGGCCGTTGTGGCGCTGATCGTATTTGTTTTCCTGTTGCACGTACGCAGCGCCTTTGTCGCGCTGGTCTCGGTGCCGCTGGGGGCGCTGACCGCCCTGCTCATTATGTATCTGCTGGGAGTCAATGCCAACATTATGAGCCTGGGGGGTATTGCAGTGGCGATCGGCGTGATGGTGGATGCTTCGCTCGTGATGGTAGAGAATGCCTTTAAACACCTGGAGCAGGCCCGTTTGAAGGCGGGCACTTCCCAGCTTCCTGCCAGCGAGCGCCTGCGCGTTTTGCTGGCATCCGCCCGGGAGGTCGGTCCCAGTATGTTCTTCTCACTGCTGATCGTTACGATCAGCTACCTGCCTGTCTTCGCCCTGCAGCAGGTAGAAGGCCGGCTCTTTCGCCCCCTGGCCATGACCACCACGTTCTCTATGGCTGCGGCATCGGTGCTGGCTGTCACGCTGATTCCAGCCCTGATGGTCCTTTTCGTACGCGGCCGCATCCGCACCGAGCACCAGAACCCTCTGGCACGCTTCTTTGCCTGGGCCTATCGGCCCATCATTCGCTACACGCTCCGCCATCCCTGGCGGATTGTGCTGGGCAGTGTGCTCCTTCTCGGGCTGACACTGTTGCCTGTTCAGCGGTTGATGCTGGGCCGCGTTTACGTCGATTTTCCGCAGATCGGCTCTGAATTCATGCCGCCGCTGAACGAAGGTGACCTGCTCTACATGCCCACCACGTTGCCAGGTATTTCGCCCCAGAAAGCCAAAGAGCTGCTGCAGCAGACGGATCGGATTATCAAGAGCTTTCCAGAAGTCAAGTCGGTCTTCGGGAAAGCGGGACGCGCCGAGACGGCAACAGACCCTGCTCCACTTTCCATGTTCGAAACGATCATTATCCTGAAAGACCCGAGCGAGTGGCGGCCGGGCATGACGCTGGACCGGCTCATTGAAGAAATGGACCGCGCCCTGCGCATCCCGGGATTGACTAATGCCTGGACCATGCCCATCAAGACACGGGTCGATATGCTGGCCACCGGCATCAAAACGCCGGTTGGTATTAAAATCGTGGGTCCTGATCTGCCCACCCTGGAGGAGATCGGTGCTCATCTGGAGCAGGTCCTGCGTCAGGTACCCGGCACCCGTTCGGTCTATGCCGAACGGGCCATGGGCGGCAGCTACCTGGACGTGGTGGTTGACCGTGCTGAGGCTGCCCGTTACGGACTGACCGTGGGCGACGTGCTGGAGATTGTGCAGACGGCCATCGGCGGCATGAACGTCACCACGACCATTGAAGGATTGGAGCGCTACCCAGTGCTGGTCCGTTACCCGCGCGACCTGCGCGACAACCTGCCCGCCCTGCGTCAGGTGCTGGTGCCTACCCCCTCCGGCGCACAGGTTCCCCTCGGTCAGCTGGCCCGCTTTGAACTGGTCGAAGGCCCCCCCTTGATCAAAAGCGAAAATGCCCGGCCGAATGCCTGGGTGTATATCGACCTGGAGCAGGGTGTTGATATTGGTTCGTACGTCCAGCAAGCCCAGGAAATTGTGGCGCGGGAGGTATCCCTGCCGCCCGGTTACTCGCTGGTCTGGAGCGGCCAATATGAATACATGGAGCGGGCTGCTCGCCGGCTACGTTTCCTGGTACCCCTGACCATCGGGATTGTGTTCTTGCTCCTGCTGATCCACTTTCGCAGCCTGCGCGAGACGCTGCTGCTCATGGCGACCTTGCCTATGGCCGCTATCGGAGCAGTCTGGCTCATGAGTATCCTGAGCTTCAACATGAGCGTGGCCGCCGCGGTAGGCTACATTGCAGTAGCCGGACTGGCCGCCGAAACGGGCGTGGTCATGCAGGCTTTCCTTTCCGACACGATTGCCCGGTATCGCCGGGAAGGCCGCCTGACCTCGCTGGCTGCGCTGCAGGCTGCGCTGGAAGAGGGCGCCTCGCGACGTGTGCGCCCTTTGCTGATGACGGTGTCAACCTCGCTGATTGGTCTGCTACCTGTCATGTTCGGTTCAGAAACCGGCGCTGAAGTCATGAAGCGGCTGGCGGCTCCCATGGTCGGCGGCCTCTTCAGCGCGGCGGCGCTGACGCTGGTGGTTATTCCAGCCCTGAACATGATTATCCACCGCATTCGGCTTCGGAAAGAACTGTCCACCCGGACCACCGACCATCAGCCCGAACCAACCCCGGTTTCTTCTTCAACTTCATGA
- a CDS encoding PepSY domain-containing protein has translation MRLPIRTIRKIHRYLGLIIGIQLLLWTGSGLFFSLNPIEKVRGEHLMAPPPVLSPDDTLLASPAQVLRAFQQRFPEAEVLQITLRPLLDQPVYELTFRQEGTLQFALADARTGQLRPPITEAEAVAIARADFTPEAPVAAVEYLTEAPPGSEFRNSPLPVYRVVFDHPTGTRIYVAAANGRVTARRNDTWRWFDFFWMFHIMDYRTRDNFNHLLLQSFSLFGLLTVLSGFVLWAVTSPTLRGRRKRVRHASAASP, from the coding sequence ATGCGTTTACCGATTCGTACTATCCGAAAAATTCACCGTTATCTGGGGCTCATTATCGGCATCCAGCTCCTGCTGTGGACCGGCAGCGGACTGTTCTTTAGCCTGAATCCTATTGAGAAAGTGCGTGGCGAACACCTGATGGCGCCCCCGCCCGTACTGTCGCCGGACGACACGCTACTGGCCTCGCCGGCCCAGGTGCTGCGCGCGTTTCAACAGCGTTTTCCGGAAGCCGAAGTGCTTCAGATCACCCTGCGCCCTTTGCTTGACCAACCGGTCTATGAACTGACGTTTCGCCAGGAAGGTACGTTGCAATTTGCACTGGCCGATGCCCGCACGGGCCAGCTGCGTCCTCCGATCACTGAAGCCGAAGCTGTCGCCATCGCCCGGGCCGACTTCACTCCCGAAGCGCCGGTTGCGGCCGTCGAATATTTAACCGAAGCCCCTCCGGGTTCGGAATTCCGGAACAGTCCGCTGCCCGTTTACCGGGTCGTCTTCGATCATCCCACCGGCACCCGCATCTATGTGGCCGCTGCAAACGGCCGGGTCACGGCCCGTCGAAACGACACCTGGCGCTGGTTCGACTTCTTCTGGATGTTTCACATCATGGACTATCGCACCCGCGACAATTTCAACCATCTGCTCCTGCAGAGCTTTTCGCTCTTCGGCCTGCTGACCGTGCTCAGTGGCTTCGTCCTCTGGGCCGTTACTTCACCGACACTGCGGGGCCGTCGCAAGCGGGTCAGGCACGCATCGGCCGCGTCTCCGTAA
- a CDS encoding MFS transporter — protein MKEVAASSVRLGLRANWMQFSLLVVVNAFVGAMVGMERAILPLLAEQEFGLASRVATLSFVASFGLTKALANLVAGRLGDRIGRRRVLLAGWVAGLPVPWLLMWAPSWDWVVVANVLLGLNQGLAWSMTVIMKIDLVGPRQRGLAMGLNEAAGYLAVSLAALATGYVAAAYALRPQPFYLGVGFSLAGLLLSLLFVRETRHHADLEAQQHFETAEPPLSFTEVFARTSWRDRRLFAVCQAGLVNNLNDGMAWGLFPLFFAALGYGLTQIGWLAALYPAVWGMGQLVTGALSDRIGRRPLIVGGMWLQGISIGAMLLSDVFVWQAAAMVGLGIGTAMVYPTLLAVIGDVAHPAWRSTAVGVYRLWRDGGYVVGALLAGLLADVLSIAWAIGTIAGLTLLSGGIAVATLTETRPMRA, from the coding sequence ATGAAAGAAGTAGCTGCCTCGTCGGTTCGACTGGGACTGCGGGCCAACTGGATGCAGTTCAGCCTGCTGGTAGTGGTGAATGCCTTCGTAGGGGCGATGGTAGGGATGGAGCGGGCGATTCTGCCGCTGCTGGCCGAGCAGGAATTCGGACTGGCCTCGCGCGTGGCGACGCTTTCGTTCGTGGCCAGCTTCGGACTGACCAAAGCGCTGGCGAATCTGGTAGCGGGAAGGTTGGGCGACCGAATCGGACGACGTCGGGTACTGCTGGCTGGCTGGGTGGCGGGGTTGCCAGTCCCCTGGCTGCTGATGTGGGCTCCGTCGTGGGACTGGGTAGTCGTGGCCAACGTGTTGCTCGGCCTGAACCAGGGGCTGGCCTGGTCGATGACCGTCATCATGAAGATCGATCTGGTGGGGCCCCGACAGCGTGGGCTGGCCATGGGACTCAACGAAGCGGCCGGCTATCTGGCGGTATCGCTGGCAGCCCTGGCGACCGGTTATGTGGCCGCCGCCTATGCGTTGCGCCCGCAGCCTTTTTATCTGGGTGTAGGATTTTCGTTGGCCGGGCTGTTGCTTTCGCTGCTATTTGTCCGCGAGACGCGGCATCACGCCGATCTGGAAGCGCAGCAGCACTTTGAGACTGCGGAGCCGCCGCTGTCGTTCACGGAAGTATTCGCGCGTACGTCCTGGCGCGATCGCCGGCTGTTTGCCGTGTGCCAGGCGGGGTTGGTCAACAACCTGAACGACGGCATGGCCTGGGGATTATTCCCCCTCTTTTTCGCGGCGCTGGGCTATGGACTGACGCAGATCGGCTGGCTGGCGGCGCTCTACCCGGCCGTCTGGGGGATGGGGCAGCTCGTTACTGGAGCGCTCTCGGATCGGATTGGTCGGCGACCGCTTATTGTGGGCGGCATGTGGTTGCAGGGGATAAGTATTGGGGCCATGCTTCTCTCGGACGTGTTTGTCTGGCAGGCCGCAGCCATGGTCGGGCTGGGGATCGGCACAGCCATGGTGTACCCGACGCTGCTGGCTGTTATTGGTGATGTGGCGCATCCGGCCTGGCGTTCAACGGCCGTGGGAGTCTATCGGCTCTGGCGCGACGGCGGCTATGTGGTCGGTGCCCTGCTGGCCGGCCTGCTGGCCGATGTGCTGAGCATCGCCTGGGCCATCGGCACCATTGCCGGGCTGACGCTCCTTTCCGGAGGCATCGCGGTCGCTACGCTTACGGAGACGCGGCCGATGCGTGCCTGA
- the tenA gene encoding thiaminase II has translation MQEAPAKARPFTVPPFAQECLEAASDVWGASFRHPFVRALAEGTLDAERFRFYQMQDARYLEAFADACSLIATRCVRPDDKLWFIEAARLALVVERELHAGYGKKLGYTLEDVARIELTPNNRAYQDHMIATAMRGTLVEAVAAITPCPWLYVELGQHLARELGTIPDTHPYADWLRMYSNPEFNTYMDNLLERLERFAREADEAARERAKEAFRTSVRYEWMFWQQAWEQQRWPV, from the coding sequence ATGCAGGAAGCACCGGCAAAGGCGCGGCCGTTTACTGTACCGCCGTTTGCACAGGAATGCTTGGAAGCGGCGTCGGATGTCTGGGGCGCTTCGTTTCGGCATCCGTTCGTGCGGGCACTGGCCGAGGGGACGCTTGATGCTGAGCGGTTTCGTTTTTACCAGATGCAGGATGCCCGTTATCTGGAGGCGTTTGCCGATGCCTGCAGTCTGATTGCGACGCGGTGCGTGCGGCCTGATGACAAGCTCTGGTTCATTGAGGCGGCGCGGCTGGCGCTGGTGGTCGAACGCGAACTGCACGCGGGTTACGGCAAGAAGCTGGGCTACACGCTGGAAGATGTGGCCCGCATTGAGCTGACGCCGAACAATCGGGCCTACCAGGATCACATGATTGCGACAGCCATGCGTGGTACGCTGGTCGAAGCGGTAGCGGCCATTACGCCGTGTCCCTGGCTGTATGTGGAGCTGGGGCAGCATCTGGCGCGGGAGCTGGGCACGATTCCCGACACGCACCCGTACGCCGACTGGCTCCGAATGTATAGTAACCCGGAGTTCAACACCTATATGGATAACTTGCTGGAGCGTCTGGAGCGGTTTGCGCGGGAGGCAGACGAAGCGGCACGTGAGCGAGCGAAGGAAGCCTTCCGCACCAGCGTGCGCTACGAGTGGATGTTCTGGCAGCAGGCCTGGGAGCAGCAACGCTGGCCGGTTTAA
- a CDS encoding metalloregulator ArsR/SmtB family transcription factor, whose translation MLTFTHTRLELKAKLFRGLADPSRLAILEALRDGPQTVTVLVETTGLSQPNVSNHLRCLLDCGLVCRSRQGRFVVYRLSDERIAELLRLAEQVLADVARGVYRCTRYNTP comes from the coding sequence ATGCTGACTTTCACCCATACAAGACTCGAGCTGAAGGCCAAGCTGTTTCGCGGGCTGGCCGATCCGTCGCGGCTGGCGATCCTGGAAGCCCTGCGCGATGGGCCGCAGACCGTGACGGTCCTGGTCGAGACCACCGGACTGAGCCAGCCGAACGTCTCCAACCATTTGCGCTGCCTGCTCGACTGCGGTCTGGTATGCCGCAGTCGACAGGGACGCTTCGTTGTCTACCGGCTCAGTGACGAGCGCATTGCCGAGCTGCTGCGACTGGCCGAACAGGTACTGGCCGATGTTGCCCGGGGTGTCTATCGCTGCACTCGATACAACACGCCATGA